The Impatiens glandulifera chromosome 8, dImpGla2.1, whole genome shotgun sequence genome includes a window with the following:
- the LOC124911850 gene encoding uncharacterized protein LOC124911850: MKDELQFDSTIERNPNDSDPLLDNHRRTNSSQLSDDIIELKDEVDVEAGSFIYCRICLECDGDDDDELISPCMCKGTQQFVHRSCLDQWRSVKEGFAFSHCTTCKAQFHLRVIEFEDNSWRKFKFRFFVTRDIFLVFLAVQMAIAAMGGFVYLLDKDGTFRNSFDDSWDRILSSHPIPFYYCMGFLLFFTLLGLIGVIIHCSTLSFDGQMGGFQNNYYGWAIYDCSAVSAEACVGMVIICGVIFALLGIAYSFFVATMAIQRIWQRHFHILAKKELTKEYVVEDLHGCYTPPKLDEVHEELLKKLQLL; encoded by the exons ATGAAGGATGAATTGCAGTTTGATTCAACCATTGAACGAAACCCTAACGACTCCGATCCCCTTCTCGATAATCATCGTCGAACGAATTCGTCTCAATTATCGGATGATATAATCGAGTTAAAGGACGAGGTCGACGTTGAAGCTGGTTCCTTTATTTATTGCAGAATTTGCCTCGAATGTGATGGTGATGACG ATGATGAATTGATTTCTCCATGTATGTGCAAAGGCACCCAGCAGTTTGTTCATCGCTCATGCCTTGATCAATGGAGATCTGTAAAG GAAGGTTTTGCTTTTTCGCATTGCACTACATGTAAAGCTCAATTTCATCTTAGAGTGATAGAATTTGAAGACAATTCCTGGCGTAAATTTAAGTTCAGATTTTTTGTTACAAGGGACATTTTTCTTGTCTTTCTGGCTGTGCAAATG GCAATTGCTGCAATGGGTGGATTTGTATATCTTCTGGATAAAGATGGGACCTTCAGAAATTCATTTGATGATAGTTGGGACAGAATACTGTCAAGTCATCCCATCCCATTTTACTACTGTATGG GATTTTTGCTATTTTTCACCCTTCTCGGTTTGATTGGAGTTATAATACACTGTTCTACCCTTAGTTTTGATGGACAAATGGGTGGCTTCCAAAACAACTACTATGGATGGGCTATCTACGATTGCTCTGCAGTTTCTGCGGAAGCTTGTGTTGGTATGGTTATCATTTGTGGCGTCATCTTTGCTCTTTTAGGAATTGCTTACAGTTTCTTTGTAGCAACTATGGCCATTCAAAGAATTTGGCAAAGACACTTCCACATTCTTGCAAAGAAAGAACTCACTAAG GAATATGTTGTAGAGGATTTACATGGGTGTTACACTCCTCCAAAGCTAGACGAGGTTCATGAAGAGCTGTTGAAGAAGTTGCAGCTTTTGTAG